The DNA window ATTTATATGCCACCACTTCACTTATTGATATGTACTGTAAGTGCAGGGAAATGGAGAAGGCTTCTGTGGTTTTTGGTGAATTGCAAAGAAGATGTTCTGAGGGCTTTCATGATGATAAAAAGGCTCAAACCGTTTCTTGGAGTACAATGATTGCTGGATACGTTCAACAAGGTATGATAAAAAATGCCTTGGTATGTTTTAACTCCATCATTCATGGGCAACTTGAGGTGGATTTGTCTACTCTCACTACCATTCTTACTGCCTGTGCTGAAACTGCCCTGTTGGAGCTTGGCCAGCAGATTCATGCTCGTACACATAAATTAGGACATGGAAATGATGTCATCTTGTGTTCCTCTTTGATTGACATGTATGCAAAATGTGGAAAGTTGAATGATGCTTGCTCAGTTTTCAGAGAAACTCAAACTCGGAACATCGTGCTATGGAGTGTAATGATACAGAGTTTTGCCAACCATGGGTGGGGAAGAGAAGCTATTCAGCTTTTTGAGTTGATGCAAAGTGAGGGGATTCAGCCTAATGCAGTGAGTTTTGTAGGGCTTCTTACAGCATGCAGTCATGCGGGTTTGATAGTAGAAGGCTGCGAGTATTTCAGAATGATGATAGAAGTCTTCCACATTCAGCCAGAGATTGAACATTTTGCTTGCATGGTAGATCTCTTGGGCCGAGGGGGTCATTTGAAAGAGATCAAAGATTTTGTTTATCAGACCGGGATTTCTCATTTGCAGGAAGTTTGGAAAGCATATTTATCTTCTTGCTGGATTCATAAAAACGCTGAGATGGCTAATTGGGTTTCGAAGAAACTGTTTGAGCTGGAGCCCTTTGAAGGCGATCCTTATCATTTGTTATCAAATACTTTTTCAGCTAACCATGTTTGGGACGAGGCCGCTCAGTTAAGGAGTTTGATGCATGAAAGAGAGGTTAAAAAAATTCCAGGTCAATCTTGGATCTAGCCGTAGAGCAAAAGTCAAGCTTTCAGGAGCATGTGGCAAGTCCAGTTCAGATGTTGAGGTTCTTCAGATGTTGAGGTTCGTTGCACGtgaacataaaaaaaatggGGATAGAGACTGCATTAGGAGCTTTCGAAGTGTTTAGG is part of the Primulina tabacum isolate GXHZ01 chromosome 18, ASM2559414v2, whole genome shotgun sequence genome and encodes:
- the LOC142533810 gene encoding putative pentatricopeptide repeat-containing protein At3g23330, whose protein sequence is MKKILFPSRIKTCAYIFHSNHIKNGGLLHHGNYLLRLYLKDSHLESATKLFDEIPERDVRTWTILISELSRYGYHRAALDYFSDMQIERIVAPNIFTLSSVIKCCVCVGDDGVRMGRAIHGWIIRNVIDVDVPLNNAILDLYAKFGRFACVKKLFELMEDKDPISWNIVMAAHLSNCEMEESLDFFKRLPFKSVSSWNTILNGLLQNGFAGDALELLYEMARFGPTFDKVTFSISLILASSLKSLKLGRQIHCHILRIGINEDLYATTSLIDMYCKCREMEKASVVFGELQRRCSEGFHDDKKAQTVSWSTMIAGYVQQGMIKNALVCFNSIIHGQLEVDLSTLTTILTACAETALLELGQQIHARTHKLGHGNDVILCSSLIDMYAKCGKLNDACSVFRETQTRNIVLWSVMIQSFANHGWGREAIQLFELMQSEGIQPNAVSFVGLLTACSHAGLIVEGCEYFRMMIEVFHIQPEIEHFACMVDLLGRGGHLKEIKDFVYQTGISHLQEVWKAYLSSCWIHKNAEMANWVSKKLFELEPFEGDPYHLLSNTFSANHVWDEAAQLRSLMHEREVKKIPGQSWI